In a single window of the Sphingosinicella microcystinivorans genome:
- the folP gene encoding dihydropteroate synthase, whose amino-acid sequence MKTYYRPTGFVDAPFGYDGQTQRLAGGLTWFSAVEIIERGGGRRVSQRLVPVSEVDTAHPLWARLTAPRAPIRLGERTVRFSEPSVMAILNRTPDSFSDGRRHASDDEAAAAAVAMAAEGAAIIDVGGESTRPGAAEVWEQDEIARVAPVIERLAKAGIAVSIDTRKSAVMADALARGAGMVNDVSGLTHDERALETVAKAGCPVVIMHTQGPPETMQRDPQYEDALLDVYDWLETRIDAAVAAGIARDRIIVDPGIGFGKTVRHNLEILNGLSLFHGLGVPVLLGASRKRIVGALSNEAPVDRRLGGSLALVMAAIAQGVQVVRVHDTFESVQAIRVWRGLRDAALSPPAP is encoded by the coding sequence ATGAAAACCTACTACCGCCCCACCGGCTTCGTCGACGCGCCCTTCGGCTACGACGGGCAGACGCAGCGCCTCGCAGGTGGGCTGACATGGTTCTCGGCGGTCGAGATCATCGAGCGCGGCGGCGGCAGGCGCGTGTCGCAGCGGCTGGTGCCCGTCTCCGAGGTCGATACCGCGCACCCGCTCTGGGCGCGGCTGACGGCGCCGCGCGCGCCGATCCGGCTCGGCGAGCGGACGGTGCGCTTCTCCGAGCCTTCGGTGATGGCGATCCTCAACCGCACGCCCGACAGCTTCTCCGACGGCAGACGCCATGCCTCCGACGACGAGGCCGCCGCCGCGGCCGTCGCGATGGCGGCGGAGGGCGCGGCGATCATTGATGTCGGCGGCGAATCCACGCGCCCCGGCGCCGCCGAGGTGTGGGAGCAGGACGAGATCGCGCGCGTTGCGCCCGTCATCGAGCGGCTGGCGAAGGCGGGCATCGCCGTTTCCATCGACACGCGCAAGAGCGCGGTGATGGCGGATGCGCTGGCGCGCGGCGCGGGGATGGTCAACGACGTCTCCGGCCTCACGCACGACGAGCGCGCGCTCGAAACCGTTGCGAAGGCGGGCTGCCCGGTCGTCATCATGCACACGCAGGGCCCGCCCGAGACGATGCAGCGCGATCCGCAGTACGAGGACGCGCTGCTCGACGTCTACGACTGGCTTGAAACGCGCATCGACGCGGCCGTTGCGGCGGGCATCGCGCGCGACAGGATCATCGTCGATCCCGGCATCGGCTTCGGCAAGACGGTGCGCCACAACCTCGAGATCCTGAACGGCCTGTCGCTGTTCCACGGCCTCGGCGTCCCCGTGCTGCTCGGCGCCAGCCGCAAGCGCATCGTCGGCGCGCTGTCGAACGAGGCGCCGGTCGATCGCCGCCTCGGCGGCTCGCTCGCGCTGGTGATGGCGGCGATCGCGCAGGGCGTGCAGGTGGTACGCGTCCACGACACCTTCGAATCGGTGCAGGCGATCCGCGTGTGGCGCGGCCTGCGCGACGCGGCGCTCAGCCCGCCCGCGCCGTAG
- a CDS encoding site-specific DNA-methyltransferase codes for MGTAPDSIDEASRVSSRIILGDCIAEMEAMPAKSVDLVFADPPYNLQLNGDLFRPEGSRVDAVDNDWDKFDTFGAYDNFTCRWLSAARRILKDDGTIWVIGSYHNIFRVGTVLQDLGYWILNDIVWRKTNPMPNFKGTRFTNAHETMIWCSKSEKARYTFNYHAMKMLNDDVQMRSDWTIPICTGGERVKVGGVKAHPTQKPEALLYRVLMAASNPGDTVLDPFLGSGTTGAMAKMLGRSFIGIDREQAYVEVAEKRIAATKPLAPDAMQITRGKRQAPRVAFGTLVEAGLILPGQELVDTARRYRARVRADGSLAFRGDAGSIHQMGAAAQGAPSCNGWTFWHMETGGKLEPIDAVREAYRRSAAA; via the coding sequence ATGGGAACTGCACCGGACAGCATCGACGAGGCGTCGCGCGTCTCCTCGCGCATCATTCTCGGCGATTGCATCGCGGAGATGGAGGCGATGCCGGCGAAGTCGGTGGACCTCGTTTTCGCCGACCCGCCCTACAACCTCCAGTTGAACGGCGACCTGTTCCGCCCCGAGGGCAGCCGCGTCGATGCGGTCGACAACGACTGGGACAAGTTCGACACGTTCGGCGCCTACGACAATTTCACCTGCCGCTGGCTCTCCGCCGCGCGCCGCATCCTGAAGGACGACGGCACGATCTGGGTGATCGGCAGCTACCACAATATCTTCCGCGTCGGCACCGTGCTTCAGGACCTCGGCTACTGGATTCTGAACGACATCGTCTGGCGCAAGACGAACCCGATGCCGAACTTCAAGGGCACGCGCTTCACCAACGCGCACGAGACGATGATCTGGTGCTCGAAGTCTGAAAAGGCGCGCTACACCTTCAACTACCACGCCATGAAGATGCTGAACGACGACGTGCAGATGCGCTCGGACTGGACGATCCCGATCTGCACGGGCGGCGAGCGCGTCAAGGTCGGCGGCGTCAAGGCGCACCCGACGCAGAAGCCCGAAGCGCTGCTCTACCGCGTGCTGATGGCCGCCTCGAACCCCGGCGACACGGTGCTCGACCCGTTCCTCGGCTCCGGCACCACCGGCGCGATGGCGAAGATGCTGGGCCGCAGCTTCATCGGCATCGACCGCGAGCAGGCCTATGTCGAGGTCGCCGAGAAGCGCATCGCGGCGACGAAGCCGCTGGCGCCCGACGCCATGCAGATCACCCGCGGCAAGCGGCAGGCGCCGCGCGTCGCCTTCGGCACGCTCGTCGAGGCCGGGCTCATCCTGCCGGGTCAGGAACTCGTCGACACGGCGCGCCGCTACAGGGCGCGCGTCCGCGCCGACGGCAGCCTCGCCTTCCGGGGCGACGCCGGCTCCATCCACCAGATGGGCGCGGCGGCGCAGGGCGCGCCTTCGTGCAACGGCTGGACCTTCTGGCACATGGAGACGGGCGGCAAGCTCGAACCCATCGACGCGGTGCGCGAGGCTTACAGGCGCTCGGCCGCGGCCTGA
- a CDS encoding acetyl-CoA C-acyltransferase has protein sequence MDPIVIVGAKRTPMGGFQGDFSALTASQLGSAAIRAALDEAGVPAADVEQVIMGNVLGAGQGQAPARQALLGAGLPDSVGATTLNKMCGSGMKATMDAHDNILAGSAEIMVAGGMESMTNAPYLLLKARGGYRMGHGEVKDHMFLDGLEDAYDKGRAMGTFAEETARHYQFTREAQDAYAVRSTTRAQAAIANGKFAGEIVPVTISARGGDVTVNIDEQPGKAKLDKIPTLKPAFAKDGTVTAANSSSISDGAAALVLMRESTAKARGLTPIARILGHATHAQAPAWFTTAPVFAIEKLLKKVGWSASDVDRYEINEAFAVVAMAAIRDLGLDEDKVNVHGGACALGHPIGASGARVIVTLLGALRDAGLTKGVASLCIGGGEATAVAVERLN, from the coding sequence GTGGACCCAATCGTGATCGTCGGCGCCAAGCGCACCCCCATGGGCGGCTTTCAGGGCGATTTTTCGGCGCTTACCGCCAGCCAGCTCGGCAGCGCCGCGATCCGCGCCGCGCTCGACGAGGCGGGCGTTCCGGCCGCCGACGTCGAGCAGGTCATCATGGGCAACGTGCTCGGCGCGGGACAGGGGCAGGCCCCGGCGCGTCAGGCGCTGCTCGGCGCGGGGCTCCCCGACAGCGTCGGCGCGACCACACTCAACAAGATGTGCGGATCGGGCATGAAGGCCACGATGGACGCGCACGACAACATCCTCGCGGGCAGCGCGGAGATCATGGTCGCGGGCGGCATGGAATCGATGACGAACGCCCCCTACCTGCTGCTGAAGGCGCGCGGCGGCTACCGCATGGGCCACGGCGAGGTGAAGGACCACATGTTCCTCGACGGCCTCGAGGACGCCTACGACAAGGGCCGCGCGATGGGCACGTTCGCCGAGGAGACGGCGCGCCACTACCAGTTCACGCGCGAGGCGCAGGACGCCTACGCCGTGCGCTCGACGACGCGCGCGCAGGCCGCCATCGCGAACGGCAAGTTCGCGGGCGAGATCGTGCCGGTGACGATCAGCGCCCGCGGCGGCGACGTGACGGTGAACATCGACGAGCAGCCCGGCAAGGCGAAGCTCGACAAGATCCCGACGCTGAAGCCCGCGTTCGCGAAGGACGGCACGGTGACGGCGGCGAACAGCTCCTCGATCTCCGACGGCGCGGCGGCGCTGGTGCTGATGCGCGAATCGACGGCGAAGGCGCGCGGCCTGACGCCGATCGCCCGCATCCTCGGCCACGCGACGCACGCGCAGGCCCCGGCGTGGTTCACCACCGCGCCGGTGTTCGCGATCGAGAAGCTGCTGAAGAAGGTCGGCTGGTCGGCGAGCGACGTCGACCGCTACGAGATCAACGAGGCCTTCGCCGTGGTAGCGATGGCGGCGATCCGCGACCTCGGCCTCGACGAGGACAAGGTGAACGTCCACGGCGGCGCCTGCGCGCTCGGCCACCCGATCGGCGCCAGCGGCGCGCGCGTCATCGTCACGCTGCTCGGCGCGCTGCGCGACGCGGGGCTGACGAAGGGCGTCGCCAGCCTCTGCATCGGCGGCGGCGAGGCGACAGCCGTGGCGGTCGAGCGGCTGAACTGA
- a CDS encoding cell division protein FtsX — protein MIAWLQPRAQRYRFLPEGRWAGGTLPWIIGMMTFLAMLALAGGIALSNATAALTGGLSRSFTVQIVEPNPDLKREQTAAVAAMLRARADLADVVVLGDAELRALVEPWLGSGNIGEDLPLPAMIDARWNSGAGDTAVIAEAVRALAPTARIDTHAQWFRPLAGVVAVLKWLAVAIGVLVVATTAAIVALSVRAALSTHGPTIETLHIMGAEDRTVAALFEYRYAIQGLAGGMVGALAGVAVIVFIGNLLGQFGGGLAGEISLSPLGWTALAAVPLLVALLTILTVRVTVGRRLKQQL, from the coding sequence GTGATCGCCTGGCTCCAGCCGCGCGCCCAGCGCTACCGTTTCCTGCCCGAAGGGCGCTGGGCCGGCGGCACGCTGCCGTGGATCATCGGCATGATGACCTTCCTCGCCATGCTGGCGCTCGCGGGCGGCATCGCGCTGTCGAATGCGACCGCGGCGCTCACCGGGGGGCTTTCGCGCAGCTTCACCGTGCAGATCGTCGAACCCAACCCCGACCTCAAGCGCGAGCAGACGGCGGCGGTCGCCGCGATGCTGCGCGCCCGCGCCGATCTCGCCGACGTCGTCGTGCTCGGCGACGCCGAGCTTCGCGCGCTCGTCGAGCCGTGGCTCGGCTCCGGCAACATCGGCGAGGACCTGCCGCTGCCCGCGATGATCGACGCGCGCTGGAACAGCGGCGCGGGTGACACAGCGGTGATCGCCGAGGCCGTCCGCGCGCTTGCCCCCACCGCGCGCATCGACACCCATGCCCAGTGGTTCCGTCCGCTCGCAGGCGTCGTCGCGGTGCTGAAATGGCTCGCGGTCGCGATCGGCGTGCTGGTCGTCGCCACGACCGCGGCGATCGTGGCGCTGTCCGTGCGCGCCGCGCTCAGCACGCACGGGCCGACGATCGAGACGCTGCACATCATGGGCGCGGAGGACCGCACCGTGGCGGCGCTGTTCGAATACCGCTACGCCATCCAGGGGCTGGCGGGCGGCATGGTCGGCGCGCTCGCCGGGGTCGCGGTCATCGTCTTCATCGGCAACCTTCTCGGCCAGTTCGGCGGCGGCCTCGCCGGGGAGATCAGCCTGTCGCCGCTCGGCTGGACGGCGCTTGCCGCCGTGCCGCTGCTCGTGGCGCTGCTCACGATCCTCACGGTGCGCGTCACCGTGGGGCGCAGGCTGAAGCAGCAGCTATGA
- the ftsE gene encoding cell division ATP-binding protein FtsE has product MSTIVRFDNVGLRYGTGAEVLRDIGFRLETGAFMFLVGSSGAGKTSLLRLLYLTQRPSRGRIDMFGRDITSLPRTALPALRRRIGVVLQDFRLIEHLTAFDNIALPLRIAGVHEAEVKAHVDELMAWVGLAERRDARPAVLSGGEQQRVAIARAVIARPDILLADEPTGNVDPEMAGRLLHLFHELNRLGTTVVVATHALHLMSRVPSAITLRLDRGEMLDPMGVLRNPPPVEPAELRA; this is encoded by the coding sequence ATGAGCACGATCGTCCGCTTCGACAACGTCGGCCTGCGCTACGGCACGGGCGCGGAGGTGCTGCGCGACATCGGCTTCCGGCTCGAAACCGGCGCGTTCATGTTCCTCGTCGGCTCGTCGGGGGCGGGCAAGACCTCGCTGCTGAGGCTGCTCTATCTCACGCAGCGCCCGTCGCGCGGCCGCATCGACATGTTCGGGCGCGACATCACCAGCCTGCCGCGCACCGCGCTCCCGGCGCTGCGCCGCCGCATCGGCGTCGTGCTCCAGGACTTCCGCCTGATCGAGCACCTGACCGCCTTCGACAACATCGCGCTGCCGCTCCGCATCGCGGGCGTGCACGAGGCGGAGGTGAAGGCGCACGTCGACGAGCTAATGGCGTGGGTCGGCCTCGCCGAGCGCCGCGATGCGCGCCCCGCCGTCCTCTCGGGCGGCGAGCAGCAGCGCGTCGCCATCGCCCGCGCCGTGATCGCGCGGCCCGACATCCTGCTCGCCGACGAGCCCACCGGCAACGTCGACCCCGAGATGGCCGGGCGGCTCTTGCACCTGTTCCACGAACTCAACCGGCTCGGCACGACGGTCGTGGTGGCGACGCACGCGCTGCACCTGATGTCGCGCGTCCCGTCCGCGATCACGCTGCGCCTCGACCGCGGCGAGATGCTCGATCCGATGGGCGTGCTGCGCAATCCGCCGCCCGTGGAGCCCGCGGAGCTGCGCGCGTGA
- a CDS encoding lysophospholipid acyltransferase family protein: protein MVVLRSLAFAFVFYVVGALLVVAAAFEALVSRRAAHDGARRWSAFFLWASSRIAGVRLEVVGAVPKGPVIVAMKHQAAYETMAVPRLFRWPAVVMKAELMRIPVWGWIARRHGSIPVDRDASSAAMRTMLRVAEQAVAEGREIVIFPEGTRTPVGEAPPLKPGVSGLYRLMKLPVVPVALDSGTLWPRRSFWKRPGTITMRFGEVIPAGLDRKTFEARLHAAINEEP from the coding sequence ATGGTCGTGTTGCGTTCGCTTGCCTTCGCCTTCGTCTTCTATGTCGTCGGCGCGCTTCTCGTGGTCGCCGCGGCGTTCGAGGCGCTGGTCTCGCGCCGCGCCGCGCACGACGGCGCGCGGCGCTGGTCGGCATTCTTCCTGTGGGCGTCCTCGCGCATCGCGGGCGTGCGCCTCGAGGTCGTCGGCGCGGTGCCCAAGGGCCCGGTGATCGTCGCGATGAAGCATCAGGCGGCCTATGAGACGATGGCCGTGCCGCGCCTGTTCCGCTGGCCTGCCGTGGTGATGAAGGCGGAACTGATGCGGATTCCCGTGTGGGGCTGGATCGCGCGCCGTCACGGCTCGATCCCCGTCGACCGGGATGCGTCCTCGGCGGCGATGCGCACGATGCTGCGCGTCGCCGAGCAGGCCGTGGCGGAGGGCCGCGAGATCGTGATTTTCCCGGAGGGCACGCGCACGCCCGTGGGCGAGGCGCCGCCGCTGAAGCCGGGCGTATCCGGGCTCTACAGGCTGATGAAGCTGCCCGTGGTGCCGGTCGCGCTCGATTCCGGAACGCTTTGGCCGCGCCGCAGTTTCTGGAAGCGGCCCGGCACGATCACGATGCGCTTCGGCGAGGTGATTCCGGCTGGGCTCGACCGCAAGACGTTCGAGGCGCGGCTCCACGCCGCCATCAACGAGGAGCCGTGA
- a CDS encoding YdcF family protein: protein MTSVLVRSAMLLALAWIAGFVWFVMSLPEPAPDDIRTEGIVVLTGGPGRIARGVDLLRAGKADRLLISGVDASVRPIELAIELNVPADVFECCIDLGKQAADTRGNGEEIAAWVRQYEYTSVRLVTSQFHVARATAEARARVGAGVTLVPDAVPARMSARVLALEYSKFLFRRLLLLMGEA, encoded by the coding sequence ATGACCTCGGTCCTGGTGCGCTCCGCCATGCTGCTCGCGCTCGCATGGATCGCGGGTTTCGTGTGGTTCGTGATGAGCCTGCCCGAACCCGCGCCCGACGATATCCGCACCGAGGGCATCGTCGTGCTCACGGGCGGCCCCGGCCGCATCGCGCGCGGCGTCGACCTGCTGCGCGCGGGCAAGGCGGACCGGCTGCTGATCTCGGGCGTCGACGCCAGCGTCCGGCCGATCGAGCTTGCGATCGAGCTGAACGTCCCGGCGGACGTGTTCGAATGCTGCATTGATCTCGGCAAGCAGGCGGCGGACACGCGCGGCAACGGCGAGGAGATCGCCGCGTGGGTGCGGCAGTACGAATACACGTCCGTGCGCCTCGTCACCTCGCAGTTCCATGTCGCGCGCGCCACGGCGGAGGCGCGCGCGCGGGTCGGCGCGGGCGTGACGCTCGTGCCCGACGCCGTCCCCGCGCGCATGTCGGCGCGGGTGCTCGCGCTCGAATACAGCAAGTTCCTGTTCCGGCGCCTGCTGCTGCTGATGGGTGAGGCCTGA
- a CDS encoding cysteine synthase A: MPSHASRAPAHDILKLIGGTPLVRLRGPSERTGCTILGKCEFLNPGGSVKDRAALYMIEAAEREGRLKPGGIVVEGTAGNTGIGLAVVANAKGYRTIIVMPSNQSVEKMATLRALGAELVLVPPTKYADPEHFQHRSRRIAEETPGAIWAGQFDNLANRQAHIETTAPEIWADTGGTVDGFTCSVGTGGTLAGTAMGLKARNPDVRIALTDPYGAAMYSWFARGVLEPEGASLAEGIGQGRVTANIDGAPIDTQFRVTDEEGLRAIHGLLIEEGISLGLSSGINIVGAERLAEEMGPGHTIVTILCDSGLRYLSSLYNPEWLAEKGLPVPDWLAKP, translated from the coding sequence ATGCCAAGTCACGCCTCCCGCGCCCCCGCGCACGATATCCTGAAGCTTATCGGCGGTACGCCGCTCGTCCGCCTGCGCGGCCCGTCCGAACGCACCGGCTGCACCATTCTCGGCAAGTGCGAGTTCCTCAATCCCGGCGGATCGGTGAAGGACCGCGCGGCGCTCTACATGATCGAGGCCGCGGAGCGCGAAGGCCGCCTGAAACCGGGCGGCATCGTCGTCGAGGGCACGGCCGGGAACACCGGCATCGGCCTTGCCGTGGTGGCGAACGCGAAGGGCTATCGCACCATCATCGTCATGCCCTCGAACCAGTCGGTCGAGAAGATGGCGACGCTGCGCGCGCTCGGCGCCGAGCTGGTGCTGGTGCCACCCACGAAATACGCCGACCCCGAGCATTTCCAGCACCGCTCCCGCCGCATCGCGGAGGAAACGCCGGGCGCGATCTGGGCCGGGCAGTTCGACAATCTCGCGAACCGGCAGGCGCATATCGAAACGACTGCACCCGAGATCTGGGCGGACACCGGCGGCACGGTGGACGGCTTCACCTGCTCGGTGGGCACCGGCGGCACGCTCGCGGGGACGGCGATGGGCCTCAAGGCGAGGAACCCGGACGTCCGCATCGCGCTCACCGATCCCTACGGCGCGGCCATGTACTCGTGGTTCGCGCGCGGCGTGCTGGAGCCGGAGGGCGCGTCGCTCGCCGAGGGCATCGGGCAGGGCCGCGTCACCGCCAACATCGACGGCGCGCCGATCGACACGCAGTTTCGCGTCACCGACGAGGAGGGCCTCCGCGCCATCCACGGCCTGCTCATCGAGGAAGGCATCAGCCTCGGGCTTTCATCGGGCATCAACATCGTCGGCGCCGAGCGGCTCGCCGAGGAGATGGGGCCGGGCCACACCATCGTCACCATCCTCTGCGATTCGGGCCTGCGCTACCTCTCCAGCCTCTACAATCCGGAGTGGCTGGCGGAAAAAGGCCTGCCGGTGCCGGACTGGCTCGCCAAGCCGTGA
- the rnhB gene encoding ribonuclease HII, protein MKRAGPDYSHEARCSGLVAGVDEAGRGPLAGPVVAAAVILDPACIPDGLDDSKKLTAQRREALFDTIMGCARVGVGEASPEEIDRINILQATFLAMTRAVAALPVAPDHVLVDGNRTPRWRWRCDAIVGGDGLSVSIAAASIIAKVTRDRHMIRLHEAFPGYGWHENKGYPTRAHLEAVTRIGITVHHRRSFGPVQHAFEFGD, encoded by the coding sequence GTGAAACGCGCAGGGCCGGACTACAGTCACGAGGCGCGTTGCAGCGGCCTCGTCGCCGGTGTCGACGAGGCGGGCAGGGGGCCGCTCGCCGGGCCGGTCGTCGCGGCCGCGGTGATCCTCGATCCCGCCTGCATCCCGGACGGTCTCGACGACAGCAAGAAGCTCACCGCGCAGCGCCGCGAGGCGCTGTTCGACACCATCATGGGCTGCGCGCGCGTCGGGGTTGGCGAGGCGAGCCCCGAAGAGATCGACCGCATCAACATCCTTCAGGCGACCTTCCTCGCCATGACGCGCGCCGTCGCCGCGCTGCCGGTCGCGCCCGACCATGTGCTTGTGGATGGCAACCGCACGCCGCGTTGGCGCTGGCGCTGCGACGCGATCGTCGGCGGGGACGGTCTCTCCGTGTCGATCGCGGCCGCCTCGATCATCGCCAAGGTGACGCGCGACCGGCACATGATCCGGCTCCACGAGGCGTTCCCCGGCTACGGCTGGCACGAGAACAAGGGCTACCCGACGCGCGCCCATCTGGAGGCGGTCACGCGCATCGGCATCACCGTCCATCACCGCCGCAGCTTCGGCCCGGTCCAGCACGCGTTCGAATTCGGCGACTGA
- a CDS encoding peptide ABC transporter substrate-binding protein gives MTRPATTRLARIAGCFAAALIALGGCERAADDGGDSLLRMAFVADDGASLAPDDSLESAAARAMHIGLTTLEPSGRVVPSLALSWRVSDDGLTYVFKLREAYWADGRRLTAGDVVAVMRRIVSPGSGNPLRDELMMIDNAALIAANRRPARMLGVTDPRPDTVVITLAKPEPALLQLLADPAAAIVRTGKTPPASGAFTMADTPEEAGGALHLVKNSAYYAADTVSLAGAVLSRADADGAIRRFNAGELDVVSGGRLAGLRAARTGADSRALLLEPTWGLYFYLARTSAGPLADVRVRRALAMSFDRTAILSRLFGVAGLQPAYSALPPTLPDAYAGSAGDWAGWSPDARESEAVRLLAEAGYTVSQPLTLSVAIPHGREHADLLGAISNSWGAIGVRVKAYARGPLSHRRAIEKGDFDLAVVERIARAPVADTFLQPFTCAVRLGGYCNPAVDQLLADAATEDDPGTRIQLQRRANRLISEDAPLIAVLSPIRWSLVSPRVTGWENNVAGAHPLSGLAMTGTKEE, from the coding sequence ATGACCCGCCCAGCGACGACCCGCCTTGCCAGGATAGCCGGCTGCTTCGCAGCCGCGCTGATCGCGCTCGGCGGCTGCGAGCGCGCGGCGGACGACGGCGGCGACAGCCTGCTCCGCATGGCCTTCGTCGCCGACGACGGCGCCAGCCTCGCGCCCGACGACAGCCTCGAAAGCGCCGCGGCGCGCGCCATGCACATCGGGCTTACCACGCTGGAGCCGAGCGGGCGGGTGGTGCCGTCGCTCGCGCTCAGCTGGCGCGTCAGCGACGACGGCCTCACCTACGTGTTCAAGCTGCGTGAGGCCTATTGGGCGGACGGGCGGCGGCTCACCGCCGGGGACGTCGTGGCGGTGATGCGGCGCATCGTCAGCCCCGGCTCCGGCAATCCGCTGCGCGACGAGCTGATGATGATCGACAACGCCGCGCTCATCGCCGCGAACCGGCGGCCCGCGCGGATGCTGGGCGTCACCGATCCGCGCCCCGACACGGTCGTCATCACGCTCGCCAAGCCCGAACCGGCGCTGCTCCAGCTGCTCGCCGACCCGGCGGCGGCGATCGTCCGCACGGGCAAGACCCCGCCCGCTTCGGGCGCGTTCACGATGGCCGACACGCCGGAGGAAGCGGGCGGCGCGCTGCACCTCGTGAAGAACAGCGCCTATTACGCAGCGGACACGGTCTCGCTCGCGGGCGCGGTGCTGTCCCGCGCCGATGCGGACGGCGCGATCCGGCGTTTCAACGCGGGCGAACTCGACGTCGTGAGCGGCGGCCGCCTCGCCGGCCTTCGCGCCGCGCGGACGGGCGCCGATTCGCGGGCGCTGCTGCTGGAGCCGACGTGGGGCCTCTATTTCTATCTGGCGCGCACCAGCGCCGGTCCGCTCGCCGACGTGCGCGTGCGCCGCGCGCTCGCCATGTCGTTCGACCGCACCGCGATCCTCTCCCGCCTGTTCGGCGTCGCCGGGCTGCAACCCGCCTACTCGGCGCTGCCGCCGACGCTGCCCGACGCCTACGCCGGAAGCGCGGGCGACTGGGCCGGGTGGTCGCCCGACGCGCGCGAGAGCGAGGCCGTGCGCCTGCTCGCGGAGGCCGGGTACACGGTGAGCCAGCCGCTGACGCTCTCGGTCGCGATCCCCCACGGCCGCGAGCACGCGGACCTGCTCGGCGCGATCAGCAATTCGTGGGGCGCCATCGGCGTGCGCGTGAAGGCCTATGCGCGCGGGCCGCTGTCGCACCGGCGCGCCATCGAGAAGGGCGATTTCGACCTCGCCGTCGTCGAGCGCATCGCGCGCGCCCCCGTCGCCGACACGTTCCTGCAGCCGTTCACCTGCGCGGTGCGGCTCGGCGGCTATTGCAACCCCGCCGTCGACCAGCTACTCGCCGACGCGGCCACCGAGGACGATCCCGGCACGCGCATCCAGCTCCAGCGGCGCGCGAACCGGCTCATCTCCGAGGATGCGCCGCTGATAGCCGTCCTGTCGCCGATCCGCTGGTCGCTGGTGTCGCCGCGCGTGACGGGCTGGGAAAACAACGTCGCCGGCGCGCACCCGCTGTCGGGCCTCGCGATGACCGGAACGAAAGAGGAGTAG
- the thiD gene encoding bifunctional hydroxymethylpyrimidine kinase/phosphomethylpyrimidine kinase: MTKPRPARVLIIAGSDSGGGAGIQADIKTVTMLGGYAATAITAVTVQDTNGVHDVHPVPVSVIAAQIEAVLADIGADAIKIGMLGSQAVVEAVAGALTDVSVPIVLDPVMVAKGGAHLLRPDAVEALTSLLVPMADVVTPNIVEAEALSGKKIRSPEDARDAGEAILGLGAKAVLVKGAHLKGDEISDWLVTPGRAKEWIDSRIATKHTHGTGCTLASALAVGLAQKMPLEQAAWRARDYVRQAILAAPGFGAGHGPLGHGWPLAR, from the coding sequence ATGACCAAGCCCAGACCGGCGCGCGTCCTCATCATCGCGGGGTCCGATTCCGGCGGCGGCGCCGGCATTCAGGCCGACATCAAGACGGTCACGATGCTCGGCGGCTATGCCGCGACCGCGATCACCGCCGTCACCGTACAGGACACGAACGGCGTCCACGACGTGCATCCCGTCCCGGTCAGCGTGATCGCCGCGCAGATCGAGGCCGTGCTGGCCGACATCGGCGCGGATGCGATCAAGATCGGAATGCTCGGCAGCCAGGCCGTGGTCGAGGCCGTGGCGGGCGCGCTCACCGACGTTTCCGTGCCGATCGTCCTCGATCCGGTGATGGTCGCCAAGGGCGGCGCGCACCTGCTGCGTCCGGATGCGGTCGAGGCGCTGACCTCGCTGCTCGTGCCGATGGCGGACGTGGTGACGCCCAACATCGTCGAGGCGGAGGCGCTTTCGGGCAAGAAGATCCGCTCGCCGGAGGATGCCCGCGACGCCGGGGAGGCGATCCTCGGGCTCGGCGCGAAGGCGGTGCTGGTGAAGGGCGCGCACCTCAAGGGCGACGAGATCAGCGACTGGCTGGTGACGCCGGGGCGCGCCAAGGAATGGATCGATTCGCGCATCGCCACCAAGCACACGCACGGCACGGGCTGCACGCTCGCCTCGGCGCTCGCGGTCGGCCTTGCCCAGAAGATGCCGCTCGAACAGGCGGCGTGGCGCGCGCGCGACTACGTGCGGCAGGCGATCCTCGCCGCGCCGGGCTTCGGCGCCGGGCACGGGCCGCTCGGCCACGGCTGGCCGCTGGCGCGGTGA